One part of the Salinivirga cyanobacteriivorans genome encodes these proteins:
- a CDS encoding GAF domain-containing protein — protein sequence MNQLKNIRFSLSIRLLIGVVLVAGIIYLITIRYINYDYKEVAIELAKKTAGQQAENVTARVKNLFEADFEIFRTYANTFEKFDELDPESYRTFFNSALERLLKQNPRYISVWDNWERQYIEPDWNLPYGRLSYIYFREGGFISTTIDTLDTYGDDTASLYYDYKANPREGITEPYTDVYSGGSGEEILMTSIIVPVMQDSSFVGMVGADISLRQLKVLVDSLNQNFEGYAYILSNKGFIVAHPNEAYLGKNFAETDSILNIQHNIIPQIRNGTYNKFVKTDQVTDEEFFTTIIPVTFGKSNSHWGIAINVPLQNIITEAESHFEDSRKVGIYGLIVLIIVTLLVAYQIIKPINKTTKVLQQLSLGEIRKIDNISIKTGDEIEQMSHSVNTVIKGFKDTVEFANQIKNGNFDHEFTPLSDKDVLGNAVLEMRNSLKEAKAEEVHRQKEEEQSKWASEGINLFGTILRQDNDNLAKLTNKIISTLVDYLGAHQGGLYLTEGKKDQQYLELVASIGFDKEKMLHKTIQPNEGVVGKCLLEKDRIYMDDIPEDHAPIISGLGNTKPGSTLVVPMIINEDVIGIIEIGSLNRMQEYQIQFVEKIGVSIASTISSAKINARTAELLKESKEQADELAQQEEEMRQNMEELQAMQEEATKRENKIQNFINAAKSTLLYIEYDPDGKITDINENMLHLFQLKQEQVINKQIGSYEFSSAQVKHNYEEIWNKLEKGQTATNNFYSKHLGRDFYLKEYYYPLINKEGKTYKVLNIAIDISEEKRKEKQLQELKTEYEKLVKKHGGKKEAAKKSININEIMEQEGRFEYIDLTHLRKVYKNDLRKIQNIISIYVDTIPKQLDELQNIAKSDLRLLRSKIGNFRTKMSYLGLSRVVEMAKKIETIAATGVDTENIEDLLQEIATIWKNAQTELEKIIVK from the coding sequence ATGAATCAATTAAAAAATATAAGATTTAGCTTAAGCATCAGACTGCTAATTGGCGTAGTACTGGTTGCCGGTATTATTTATCTTATAACCATCCGCTATATAAATTACGACTACAAGGAAGTTGCCATTGAACTGGCCAAAAAAACAGCAGGCCAACAAGCCGAGAATGTTACGGCCAGAGTTAAAAACTTATTTGAAGCCGACTTTGAAATATTCAGAACTTACGCCAACACATTTGAAAAATTCGATGAATTAGATCCTGAATCATACCGTACTTTTTTTAACAGCGCCCTGGAGCGTCTGCTAAAGCAAAACCCCAGGTATATTTCAGTTTGGGACAATTGGGAAAGACAATACATTGAACCCGACTGGAACCTACCCTATGGCAGGTTATCCTATATCTATTTCAGAGAAGGGGGCTTCATCTCCACCACAATCGACACCCTCGACACCTATGGAGATGATACTGCAAGCCTGTATTACGACTATAAAGCAAACCCAAGAGAAGGTATTACAGAACCATATACAGACGTTTATTCAGGAGGATCAGGTGAAGAAATACTAATGACCTCGATTATAGTACCCGTTATGCAGGATAGTAGTTTTGTGGGTATGGTGGGTGCAGACATTAGTCTCCGGCAACTCAAGGTTTTGGTTGATTCATTGAATCAAAATTTTGAAGGATATGCCTATATTCTCTCAAATAAAGGTTTTATTGTAGCGCACCCGAATGAAGCATACCTGGGTAAAAACTTTGCCGAAACTGATAGTATTTTAAATATACAACACAATATCATTCCTCAAATTAGAAATGGGACATACAATAAATTTGTTAAAACAGACCAGGTCACGGACGAAGAGTTCTTTACTACCATTATTCCCGTTACATTTGGCAAGAGCAATTCTCACTGGGGTATAGCCATTAATGTACCACTTCAAAACATCATTACCGAAGCTGAAAGCCACTTTGAAGATTCAAGAAAAGTAGGAATCTACGGACTGATCGTGCTCATAATAGTTACACTGCTTGTTGCATACCAAATTATAAAACCAATCAATAAAACAACAAAAGTATTGCAGCAACTATCGCTGGGCGAAATAAGAAAAATAGATAACATCAGTATTAAAACGGGTGATGAAATTGAGCAAATGAGTCATTCGGTCAATACGGTTATTAAAGGATTTAAAGATACGGTTGAATTTGCCAATCAAATTAAAAACGGCAATTTTGACCACGAATTTACACCATTGAGCGATAAAGATGTGTTGGGTAACGCTGTGCTTGAAATGCGTAACTCGCTCAAAGAGGCCAAAGCAGAAGAAGTCCATCGCCAAAAAGAAGAAGAACAAAGCAAATGGGCCTCAGAAGGCATCAACCTCTTTGGTACCATCTTAAGGCAGGATAATGACAATCTCGCCAAACTTACCAACAAAATTATTTCAACACTCGTCGATTACCTTGGCGCCCATCAGGGAGGCCTCTACCTTACCGAAGGTAAAAAAGATCAGCAATATCTCGAACTTGTTGCCTCAATTGGCTTCGATAAAGAAAAAATGCTGCATAAAACCATACAACCCAACGAGGGTGTGGTTGGCAAATGCCTGCTTGAAAAAGACCGGATTTATATGGATGATATACCCGAAGATCATGCACCGATTATCTCCGGTTTAGGAAATACCAAACCCGGCAGTACATTGGTTGTTCCTATGATTATTAATGAAGATGTAATCGGTATAATTGAAATAGGATCTCTGAACAGAATGCAGGAATACCAGATACAGTTCGTTGAAAAAATCGGAGTTTCAATTGCATCGACCATTTCATCGGCCAAAATAAATGCCCGCACAGCAGAATTATTGAAAGAATCTAAAGAACAGGCCGACGAACTTGCTCAGCAGGAAGAAGAAATGCGCCAAAACATGGAAGAACTGCAAGCCATGCAAGAAGAGGCCACAAAAAGAGAAAATAAAATTCAAAACTTCATTAATGCAGCCAAAAGCACACTATTATATATTGAATACGATCCGGATGGAAAAATTACCGATATAAATGAAAATATGCTGCACCTGTTTCAACTGAAACAAGAACAGGTAATAAATAAACAAATCGGATCATACGAATTCAGCAGTGCCCAGGTTAAACACAACTATGAGGAAATTTGGAACAAGCTTGAAAAAGGACAGACAGCAACAAATAATTTCTACTCAAAACATCTGGGCCGGGATTTCTATTTAAAAGAGTACTATTACCCGCTAATTAATAAAGAGGGCAAAACCTACAAAGTGCTCAACATTGCTATTGATATTTCAGAAGAAAAACGCAAAGAGAAACAATTGCAAGAACTAAAAACTGAATACGAGAAACTTGTAAAAAAGCATGGAGGAAAAAAAGAAGCTGCGAAAAAATCCATCAATATTAATGAAATAATGGAACAAGAAGGTCGATTCGAATACATTGACCTAACGCATTTGAGAAAAGTATACAAAAATGACTTACGCAAAATTCAGAATATTATTAGTATATATGTTGACACTATTCCCAAACAATTAGATGAATTACAAAATATAGCCAAATCAGACCTTAGGCTGCTGAGATCAAAAATTGGAAATTTCAGAACCAAAATGTCGTACCTTGGATTAAGCCGTGTGGTTGAAATGGCTAAAAAAATTGAAACAATTGCTGCAACTGGCGTAGATACTGAAAACATTGAGGACCTGCTCCAGGAAATTGCCACCATTTGGAAAAATGCACAAACAGAATTAGAAAAAATTATAGTTAAATAA